From one Enterobacter kobei genomic stretch:
- a CDS encoding trypsin-like serine peptidase, which yields MRKTFLILLGSFCLFSAVAHADEGDDDAMNAGEVKTLFFGHDDRTRVTDPEQSPWDAIGQLETVSGNLCTATLISPHLALTAGHCLLTPPNGQPDKALALRFVAQKGRWRYEIHGIEGRVDPSLGKRLKPDGDGWIVPSSAAPWDFGLIVLRYPPSGITPLPLFTGDRDALTAALKTTGRHVTQSGYPQDHLDALYSHQDCVITGWAQSSVLSHQCDTLPGDSGSPLMIKTDAGWQLIGVQSSAPAAKDRWRADNRAISVTGFREKLSELAQE from the coding sequence ATGCGTAAAACCTTTTTGATATTACTGGGATCGTTCTGCTTATTTTCTGCTGTCGCGCATGCCGATGAGGGCGATGATGACGCCATGAATGCCGGTGAGGTGAAAACGCTGTTCTTCGGTCATGATGATCGCACCCGCGTCACGGACCCGGAACAGTCTCCCTGGGATGCCATCGGGCAACTGGAAACCGTCAGCGGCAATTTATGTACCGCTACGCTGATTTCACCGCATCTTGCCCTGACTGCCGGGCATTGCCTGTTAACGCCTCCCAACGGCCAGCCGGACAAAGCGCTGGCGCTGCGTTTTGTGGCGCAAAAAGGGCGCTGGCGCTATGAAATTCACGGTATCGAAGGCCGTGTCGATCCGTCGCTTGGCAAACGGCTCAAGCCTGATGGCGATGGCTGGATCGTGCCCTCGTCCGCTGCGCCCTGGGATTTTGGCCTGATCGTACTGCGCTATCCGCCGTCCGGCATTACGCCGCTGCCGTTGTTTACCGGCGATCGCGACGCGCTAACCGCCGCACTCAAAACCACCGGTCGCCATGTTACGCAGTCAGGCTATCCGCAGGATCATCTGGATGCCCTGTACAGCCATCAGGATTGTGTGATCACCGGCTGGGCGCAGAGTTCGGTGCTGTCGCATCAGTGCGATACCCTGCCCGGCGACAGCGGGTCGCCATTGATGATTAAAACCGACGCTGGCTGGCAGTTAATTGGTGTACAAAGCTCGGCACCGGCGGCAAAAGATCGCTGGCGGGCCGATAACCGGGCGATTTCCGTTACCGGTTTTCGTGAAAAGCTGAGCGAGCTGGCGCAGGAGTGA
- a CDS encoding putative bifunctional diguanylate cyclase/phosphodiesterase, whose amino-acid sequence MYKPFSWRNLPTARTLSVMIFVAGIGLVISVVALIYLSLHLISSKTNEIDEHRSALSVQGAIQTSVNRVGSLVLDNAVWDDAVREVYRPQIDTNWLYNSWGTGFKVNNLYDGTFVLDENFTPLWGSLGREPFTEKDLDFFGAGLKALIDRNQQALPGESRIYAGITRTRRGVAFVGIGLIRPMTGRLEVYDNTRRYLVITRHLDPQLLKDLGDTFQISHLTFSNAIPSLSSVPLRSSAGEILGYLSWEPQQPGAQAAHAAAWEIRQIVGLVTLLIFLFILLTSAGLYKLSRGEKLARRIAVTDWLSGLPNRRALIERLEQLNQSGETDTISVVFMDLDGFKDVNDVYGHDVGDKLIVAIARSLSEKVPNGGMLSRMGGDEFAMTMHGDNAHEKSAIFAMLVLSWFNAPVRLDDRSIHITVSIGIASSVQGDCTSTELFRRADIAMYHSKMTGKGRITHYDAALNSERERKLIIENDIRDGLENDEFDVWYQPIVDAHTLAMTGVEALVRWPRRPAGALGPDEFIPVAESSGLIYGLGQFVLRRACSDLQAMEDLKLSVNISPAQFRDPEFEVKVASVLETVGFPAHRLQLEVTETYVLENPERSRTAIANLKALGIAVALDDFGTGYSSIGYLRRLNFDVIKIDKSLAGLVDADEQAAALVGGTIRIASALGMSVTAEGVENEKQMKLLRLAGCDQLQGFYFSQPQPIAVLMPLRQQRQG is encoded by the coding sequence ATGTACAAACCCTTTAGCTGGCGTAATCTTCCCACCGCACGAACCTTATCCGTCATGATATTCGTGGCGGGCATTGGACTGGTCATTTCCGTCGTGGCGCTGATTTACCTCTCGCTGCACCTCATTAGCTCCAAAACCAATGAAATCGATGAACACCGCTCGGCGCTCTCCGTACAAGGGGCGATCCAGACGTCAGTCAACCGGGTGGGATCGCTGGTGCTCGACAACGCCGTCTGGGATGACGCCGTGCGTGAAGTCTATCGGCCGCAGATCGATACGAACTGGTTATATAACAGCTGGGGCACCGGTTTTAAGGTTAATAACCTTTATGATGGCACCTTCGTGCTGGATGAGAATTTCACCCCGCTGTGGGGATCATTAGGTCGTGAGCCGTTTACGGAAAAGGATCTCGACTTTTTTGGCGCAGGTCTGAAGGCGCTCATCGATCGGAATCAGCAAGCGCTGCCGGGTGAAAGCAGGATTTACGCCGGTATTACCCGTACCCGGCGCGGCGTGGCGTTCGTTGGCATCGGGCTGATCCGGCCGATGACCGGTCGTCTGGAAGTTTACGACAATACTCGCCGCTATCTGGTGATCACCCGTCATCTGGATCCGCAACTGCTCAAAGACCTGGGTGACACCTTTCAGATCAGCCATCTCACCTTCAGCAACGCCATACCTTCGTTGTCCAGCGTTCCGCTGCGCAGTTCGGCGGGGGAGATCCTCGGCTATCTGAGCTGGGAGCCACAACAACCGGGGGCGCAGGCGGCTCACGCCGCGGCGTGGGAGATCCGCCAGATTGTTGGCCTGGTCACGCTGCTGATCTTTCTGTTTATCCTGCTCACCAGTGCCGGACTGTATAAACTCTCTCGCGGAGAAAAACTGGCGAGGCGCATTGCCGTGACTGACTGGCTGAGCGGCTTGCCCAACCGGCGCGCCTTAATTGAACGCCTTGAGCAGCTCAATCAGTCCGGCGAAACGGACACCATTAGTGTCGTCTTTATGGATCTGGACGGCTTTAAGGACGTCAACGACGTGTATGGCCATGACGTGGGAGATAAGCTGATCGTGGCCATTGCCCGCAGTCTGAGCGAAAAAGTGCCGAACGGGGGCATGCTGTCGCGCATGGGCGGTGATGAGTTTGCCATGACCATGCACGGCGACAACGCCCACGAAAAAAGCGCGATTTTTGCCATGCTGGTGCTCTCCTGGTTCAATGCCCCGGTACGACTGGATGATCGCAGTATTCACATCACCGTCAGTATCGGTATCGCCAGCAGCGTGCAGGGTGACTGTACCAGTACCGAGCTGTTTCGCCGTGCCGACATCGCCATGTACCACTCAAAAATGACCGGCAAAGGCCGTATCACCCATTATGATGCGGCGCTGAACAGCGAGCGGGAACGCAAACTGATCATCGAAAATGACATCCGCGACGGGCTGGAAAACGACGAATTCGACGTCTGGTATCAGCCGATTGTCGATGCTCACACACTGGCGATGACCGGCGTCGAGGCGCTGGTGCGCTGGCCTCGCCGCCCGGCGGGGGCGCTGGGGCCGGATGAATTCATTCCGGTGGCGGAAAGCAGCGGCCTGATTTATGGCCTGGGCCAGTTTGTGCTGCGCCGGGCCTGTAGTGATTTACAGGCGATGGAAGATCTTAAGCTGTCGGTGAATATCTCTCCCGCCCAGTTTCGCGATCCGGAATTTGAGGTGAAGGTGGCGAGCGTGCTGGAAACCGTGGGCTTCCCGGCGCATCGCCTGCAACTGGAGGTGACGGAAACCTATGTGCTGGAAAATCCCGAGCGTTCCCGCACGGCCATCGCGAATCTGAAGGCGCTGGGCATCGCCGTGGCGCTGGATGATTTTGGTACCGGCTACTCCAGCATCGGCTATCTGCGTCGGCTGAACTTTGACGTCATCAAAATCGATAAATCCCTTGCCGGCCTGGTGGACGCCGATGAGCAGGCCGCCGCGCTGGTAGGTGGCACCATCCGTATCGCCAGTGCATTAGGTATGTCAGTAACGGCGGAAGGTGTGGAAAACGAAAAGCAGATGAAACTGCTGCGTCTGGCCGGTTGCGATCAGTTACAGGGTTTTTACTTCAGCCAGCCACAGCCGATTGCGGTGCTGATGCCGCTGCGCCAACAGCGGCAGGGATGA
- the asr gene encoding acid resistance repetitive basic protein Asr: MKKVLALVVAAAMGLSSAAFAADAATTTTTAPAATATTAQAPAATKAAPAKHKKHKKAVAQKAQAAKKHHKKAAAKPAAEQKAQAAKKHHKKHVKHEAAKPVAQPAA; the protein is encoded by the coding sequence ATGAAAAAAGTATTAGCTCTGGTTGTTGCCGCTGCTATGGGTCTGTCTTCCGCTGCTTTCGCTGCTGATGCTGCCACTACTACCACTACTGCACCGGCCGCTACCGCGACCACCGCTCAGGCTCCGGCTGCAACGAAAGCGGCTCCGGCAAAACACAAGAAACACAAAAAAGCGGTTGCGCAGAAAGCGCAGGCGGCTAAAAAGCACCACAAAAAAGCAGCCGCTAAACCTGCTGCAGAGCAAAAAGCGCAGGCCGCTAAAAAGCATCATAAAAAACACGTAAAACATGAAGCCGCTAAACCGGTCGCTCAACCTGCTGCATAA
- the mdtI gene encoding multidrug/spermidine efflux SMR transporter subunit MdtI has protein sequence MHPFEWHHAAWLALAILLEIVANILLKFSDGFRRKAYGVLSLAAVLAAFSALSQAVKGIDLSVAYALWGGFGIAATLAAGWILFSQRLNRKGWIGVALLIVGMVLIKLA, from the coding sequence ATGCACCCCTTTGAATGGCATCACGCGGCCTGGCTGGCGCTGGCCATTTTGCTGGAAATCGTCGCCAACATACTGCTGAAATTCTCTGATGGTTTTCGCCGTAAAGCGTATGGTGTGCTGTCGCTGGCCGCCGTCCTCGCCGCCTTTAGTGCGCTGTCGCAGGCGGTGAAGGGCATAGATTTATCGGTGGCCTATGCACTGTGGGGCGGTTTCGGTATCGCCGCCACCCTGGCGGCAGGCTGGATCCTGTTCTCTCAGCGTCTGAACAGGAAAGGCTGGATTGGTGTGGCACTGCTTATTGTGGGTATGGTGCTGATTAAACTTGCCTGA
- the ydgU gene encoding small membrane protein YdgU, producing MLGRYRFELILITLILCAIIATHFYFS from the coding sequence ATGCTGGGGCGTTATCGATTTGAGTTAATTCTCATCACGCTTATTTTATGCGCAATCATTGCCACGCATTTCTATTTTTCCTGA
- the mdtJ gene encoding multidrug/spermidine efflux SMR transporter subunit MdtJ, with the protein MRYWILLALAILAEIIGTLSMKWASVSGGHTGFILMLAMIALSYILLSFAVKKIALGVAYALWEGIGILLITVCSVLWFDESLTVMKVAGLTTLVVGIALIKSGTRKTKESAHAPL; encoded by the coding sequence ATGCGTTACTGGATTTTACTGGCGCTGGCTATTCTGGCCGAAATTATTGGTACGCTTTCTATGAAATGGGCAAGCGTGTCCGGCGGACACACCGGCTTTATTTTAATGCTGGCGATGATCGCCCTGTCTTATATTTTACTGTCATTTGCTGTTAAAAAAATCGCCCTTGGCGTCGCTTATGCCCTGTGGGAAGGGATCGGCATCTTATTGATCACGGTATGTAGTGTACTGTGGTTTGATGAAAGTCTGACGGTAATGAAAGTCGCCGGGCTGACCACGCTGGTGGTGGGCATTGCACTGATCAAATCTGGCACCCGCAAAACAAAGGAGTCTGCCCATGCACCCCTTTGA